In one Thermodesulfobium acidiphilum genomic region, the following are encoded:
- a CDS encoding carboxypeptidase regulatory-like domain-containing protein — MNKLLSGLMIGSSLLILVSAANAMDIKGKIIDAETAATLSGATVDLKDSSGNILKEVTADSAGRFLFTGVNSGVYTVEVKETGYVGVDKSVSITTKNKNISIKAMPSAGGTAAVTGKVADASGNGIGGLVVQLMKEDPRFGSTTMGKYVVDKATTAQDGTYTLKAIKPNDTSTFIYYVRVLGHGIKNTMATGQFNVTKDTTTVANENVTVDVLPTTTATITGQVLDAVGNPVANAKVTAPLKEVGYPETVTNANGEFSIVVPANGILQVPIRVSKSGYQSIREVIIPNANATFALQTITLVSK; from the coding sequence GTGAACAAACTTTTAAGCGGTTTAATGATTGGCTCAAGCTTACTAATTCTTGTATCAGCAGCAAACGCAATGGATATCAAAGGCAAGATTATAGATGCTGAGACAGCCGCTACTCTTTCAGGCGCTACTGTAGACCTAAAGGACAGCTCTGGTAATATTCTTAAGGAGGTTACAGCTGATAGCGCGGGTAGGTTTCTCTTTACAGGCGTTAACTCAGGCGTTTATACAGTCGAGGTTAAAGAGACAGGATATGTTGGAGTTGACAAATCCGTATCTATCACTACCAAAAACAAAAACATATCTATAAAGGCTATGCCTTCAGCAGGAGGCACAGCAGCAGTTACAGGCAAGGTAGCTGACGCATCAGGCAACGGAATAGGCGGCCTGGTAGTTCAACTGATGAAAGAAGATCCAAGATTTGGAAGTACTACTATGGGTAAATACGTCGTAGATAAGGCTACAACAGCGCAGGACGGCACATACACGCTAAAGGCAATAAAGCCAAATGATACTTCTACTTTTATCTATTACGTTAGAGTTTTAGGGCATGGGATAAAGAATACAATGGCTACAGGACAGTTTAATGTAACCAAAGACACAACTACAGTAGCTAATGAAAATGTAACCGTAGACGTACTGCCTACAACTACAGCCACTATAACGGGACAGGTTCTTGACGCAGTGGGTAATCCAGTGGCTAATGCAAAGGTAACAGCACCATTAAAAGAAGTAGGATATCCTGAGACTGTTACTAATGCTAACGGCGAGTTTAGTATAGTAGTGCCAGCAAACGGCATTCTACAGGTACCTATACGAGTTAGTAAATCAGGATATCAGTCTATAAGAGAGGTTATAATTCCTAATGCCAATGCTACCTTTGCACTTCAGACTATAACTTTAGTTTCTAAGTAG